A genome region from Pseudomonas anguilliseptica includes the following:
- a CDS encoding YgjP-like metallopeptidase domain-containing protein, which translates to MTPLKYLQGYPAQLQDKIRQLIAEQRLGDYLARSYSGKHAIQSDKALYAYIHGFKQEHLRNAPAIDKVLYDNRLDLTHRALGLHTAISRVQGGKLKAKKEIRVASLFREAAPEFLQMIVVHELAHLKEAEHNKAFYKLCEYMLPGYHQLEFDLRVYLTWRELPGSAGALSAPQQ; encoded by the coding sequence ATGACCCCGCTTAAATACCTGCAAGGTTACCCGGCCCAGCTGCAAGACAAGATTCGCCAGCTGATTGCCGAGCAGCGCCTGGGTGATTATCTGGCGCGTTCCTACAGCGGCAAGCACGCGATTCAGAGTGACAAGGCGCTGTACGCCTATATCCACGGGTTCAAACAGGAGCACCTGCGCAATGCCCCGGCCATCGACAAGGTGCTCTACGACAATCGCCTCGACCTGACCCACCGTGCCCTTGGTCTGCACACGGCGATTTCGCGGGTGCAGGGCGGCAAGCTCAAGGCGAAGAAGGAAATCCGCGTGGCTTCATTGTTCCGTGAGGCCGCGCCGGAGTTTCTGCAGATGATCGTGGTGCACGAGCTGGCGCACCTGAAAGAGGCCGAGCACAACAAGGCCTTCTACAAGCTTTGTGAGTATATGCTGCCAGGCTATCACCAGCTGGAGTTCGACCTGCGGGTGTACCTGACCTGGCGCGAACTGCCGGGCTCTGCCGGCGCGCTGTCAGCCCCGCAGCAGTAG
- a CDS encoding DUF2789 domain-containing protein: MQAHTHSLPSLFKQLGLDHDQASIDRFIKQHSPLPEGCRLADAPFWDKAQAAFLYEEILEDADWAEVVDQLNLLLRG; the protein is encoded by the coding sequence ATGCAAGCACATACCCACAGCCTGCCGTCACTGTTCAAACAACTTGGCCTGGACCATGACCAGGCCAGCATCGACCGTTTTATCAAACAGCACTCGCCTTTACCGGAAGGCTGCCGGTTGGCCGACGCGCCGTTCTGGGACAAGGCGCAAGCAGCCTTTCTGTACGAAGAAATTCTTGAAGATGCTGACTGGGCCGAGGTGGTCGACCAGCTCAACCTACTGCTGCGGGGCTGA
- a CDS encoding IS630 family transposase has product MARPAAPFFLSPSDADMLQGWLRMGSLPQSIGQRARILLLLANGLTPKEISEQLQVSAPVVFKWRKRYQETGLEGLSDLRRSGAPRKLNEAKIKEILTLTTQRVPREATHWSLRLMAKYAGVSIWQVAQVWAAADLKPHRLKTFKISNDPHFADKVVDVVGLYLNPPDNALVLSVDEKTQIQALDRTQPMLPLKPGQIERRTHDYKRHGTASLYAAFDILTGKVIGRITQRHRAKEFLEFLRQIDRSTPAELDLHVILDNSSTHKTAAVREWLEKHPRFKLHFTPTSASWLNAVEGWFAQLERRALYRDAFSSVADLRAAIRRFIEAHNEHSAKPFRWSKTAESIISSVHRAKLAVIRNELLD; this is encoded by the coding sequence ATGGCCCGGCCAGCAGCCCCATTCTTCTTGAGTCCCAGTGATGCCGACATGCTGCAAGGCTGGTTACGCATGGGATCGCTGCCTCAGAGCATCGGCCAGCGGGCCAGAATTCTGTTGCTGCTGGCCAACGGTCTCACGCCCAAGGAGATCAGCGAGCAGCTGCAAGTCTCTGCGCCAGTGGTCTTCAAATGGCGTAAACGCTACCAGGAGACCGGTCTGGAGGGGCTGAGTGACCTGCGGCGCAGTGGAGCGCCTCGCAAGCTCAACGAAGCGAAGATCAAGGAAATCCTGACGCTGACGACCCAGCGAGTCCCGCGCGAAGCTACCCACTGGAGCCTACGGTTGATGGCCAAGTACGCTGGGGTCAGCATCTGGCAGGTCGCACAGGTGTGGGCTGCTGCCGACCTCAAGCCGCACCGGTTGAAAACCTTCAAGATCAGTAACGACCCGCACTTTGCAGACAAAGTGGTCGATGTCGTCGGACTCTATTTGAATCCGCCCGACAACGCCCTGGTGCTATCTGTTGACGAAAAAACACAGATCCAGGCGCTGGACCGCACACAGCCCATGCTGCCGCTCAAGCCCGGGCAGATTGAGCGGCGGACGCATGACTATAAGCGCCACGGTACGGCCAGTCTGTACGCAGCCTTTGACATCCTGACGGGTAAGGTCATCGGCCGTATCACCCAGCGGCACAGGGCCAAGGAGTTTTTGGAGTTCCTTCGACAGATCGACCGCAGCACCCCCGCCGAGCTGGACCTGCATGTAATTCTGGACAACAGCTCGACTCACAAGACCGCTGCCGTCAGGGAATGGCTGGAGAAGCATCCCCGTTTCAAGCTGCACTTCACACCGACCAGCGCCTCGTGGCTGAACGCCGTGGAGGGCTGGTTTGCGCAACTGGAAAGACGGGCGCTTTATCGTGATGCCTTCAGCAGCGTGGCTGACCTGAGAGCGGCGATACGTCGCTTCATTGAGGCTCATAACGAACATTCGGCTAAGCCGTTCCGCTGGAGCAAAACGGCTGAGTCGATTATCAGCTCCGTGCATCGAGCAAAGCTGGCTGTAATTCGGAATGAGTTATTGGATTAA
- a CDS encoding substrate-binding periplasmic protein: MLLIAPLAARELLAVGSNFPGVFEQHGSGHSGLATSVLRQTLEPLGYQVRFELHPWARAQHMVARGEGDILIGPYKNAAREQLFAFSARPFYRDHIVFYCQRGSVLRWRGDYQQLLGRRIGVVRAWAYGAHFDSRREQLELVTVERVENGLKMLVAGRLDLLASNQRNTQPELLALGLADKLEQLATPIDLQDGYFAFPRDERYRPLREEFDRALQQMIEQGRLAQLAADWQVEIP, encoded by the coding sequence GTGCTGCTGATCGCGCCTCTGGCGGCGCGCGAGTTGTTGGCTGTCGGCAGCAATTTTCCCGGTGTATTCGAGCAGCACGGCAGCGGCCATAGCGGCCTTGCCACAAGCGTGTTGCGTCAGACACTGGAGCCGTTGGGCTATCAGGTTCGTTTCGAATTGCATCCCTGGGCTCGCGCGCAGCACATGGTGGCGCGCGGGGAGGGCGATATCCTTATCGGGCCCTATAAGAACGCCGCGCGTGAGCAACTCTTTGCCTTCTCTGCTCGGCCTTTTTACCGCGACCACATCGTCTTCTACTGTCAACGCGGCAGCGTGTTGCGCTGGCGCGGCGACTATCAGCAGTTGCTCGGTCGGCGCATCGGGGTGGTACGTGCCTGGGCTTATGGGGCGCATTTCGACAGCCGGCGTGAACAGCTCGAGTTGGTCACCGTGGAAAGGGTCGAGAATGGCCTGAAGATGCTCGTCGCCGGCCGCCTGGATCTTCTGGCCAGCAATCAGCGCAATACCCAGCCGGAGCTTTTGGCGCTGGGGCTGGCTGACAAGCTTGAGCAGCTAGCAACGCCGATCGACCTGCAGGACGGCTACTTCGCCTTCCCCCGTGATGAGCGTTACCGGCCTTTGCGTGAGGAGTTCGATCGGGCGCTGCAGCAGATGATTGAACAGGGCCGGCTGGCGCAGTTGGCTGCCGACTGGCAGGTGGAAATTCCTTAA
- a CDS encoding GreA/GreB family elongation factor — translation MNKAQLLQQVIARLEDDLLQAQQAALTAYEAATHEENIAENKYDTLGLEASYLATGQARRAAAIRQTLANWKQLVLRTFDPLLGIQLGALIELRDDEERRQCLFLGPDGAAMKLLQDGQAVQVIGPQAPLGQILLGKSVGDEVTLRLASGAQLLEIVRVV, via the coding sequence ATGAACAAAGCCCAGCTGCTGCAACAGGTAATCGCCCGCCTCGAAGATGATCTGCTGCAGGCCCAGCAGGCGGCGTTGACCGCCTATGAAGCGGCGACCCATGAAGAAAATATCGCCGAAAACAAATACGACACCCTCGGCCTGGAGGCGTCCTACCTGGCTACAGGGCAGGCCCGTCGCGCCGCCGCCATTCGTCAGACCCTGGCCAACTGGAAGCAGCTGGTGTTACGCACTTTTGACCCACTACTGGGCATCCAGCTCGGCGCACTGATTGAGTTGAGAGACGATGAAGAGCGCCGCCAATGCCTGTTCCTCGGCCCGGACGGCGCGGCGATGAAACTGCTGCAGGATGGCCAGGCCGTGCAGGTGATTGGCCCGCAAGCACCTCTCGGGCAGATCCTGCTTGGCAAGAGCGTCGGCGACGAAGTGACCCTGCGGCTGGCAAGTGGCGCACAGCTGTTGGAAATTGTGCGAGTCGTTTAA